One Thermoplasma volcanium GSS1 genomic window carries:
- a CDS encoding HPP family protein, producing the protein MNRWKNILSFLAIFGIIIVWTYVFRLALLAPPFAVSAYLISVEHRGRFSKPDSLIVSYVAVILSTTLLHILLGTGVIQLYLNVVIISILITFTRFKHPPAIALAVFSYIEHNDVKFVESSIIILIVLWLADLIHHHYVFLADESEDKEGK; encoded by the coding sequence ATGAATCGTTGGAAAAACATCTTATCTTTTCTTGCGATATTTGGAATTATAATTGTTTGGACTTATGTGTTTAGGTTAGCGTTATTGGCCCCGCCATTTGCTGTTTCAGCTTACCTAATATCTGTAGAGCACCGTGGCAGATTCTCTAAACCAGATTCCTTGATAGTATCGTATGTAGCGGTAATACTGAGTACAACATTATTACACATACTTCTAGGAACAGGCGTTATACAACTGTATCTCAACGTTGTAATAATTTCTATCTTGATAACATTTACAAGGTTTAAGCATCCACCTGCAATTGCACTGGCTGTTTTCTCATACATAGAACATAACGATGTAAAGTTTGTAGAATCAAGCATAATAATTTTAATAGTGTTGTGGTTAGCCGATCTCATACATCACCATTATGTATTTCTGGCTGATGAAAGTGAGGATAAAGAAGGCAAATAA
- a CDS encoding MFS transporter, with product MVENITKFILHNESRMGYSIAIIVSASIFLDVWDLASLSFVITFFRSYFYLSGLTLSVAVSSANIGAVMGSISGAYLVERFGRKRMLLSNMLIFFASSIAIVFSPSIYLVIPFRILMGFGIGSDVVTGFTYIYEYANERQRQTFYPLWGYSFSAIAILAIVVVFVSHLFVTWDQLWKIVFMIAAIFSVSMLFLRYRLMETPLWLYLNRKYSELENVMEKAYGKTILSLSDPPSRERIFGDSLKFLRSKRMAFVLSLNGIVGFIGWGFSFYVTYMLSALHLYTFNSILGIDMIIYGSALIAAYISGYISKRFGVYKSTVVPSALSVASLLALVMVFLGYLPQLFVVPLIIAVIFFDYLGPMAYNAVLNIYVNPETRSAANGMNYMVNKVIESASGLSAGMILIEFGLGINTLMLTIIAGVLFVFAAYFGRSL from the coding sequence TTGGTAGAGAACATAACAAAATTTATCCTCCACAACGAAAGCAGGATGGGATATTCAATAGCCATTATCGTTTCGGCTAGTATTTTTCTAGATGTTTGGGATCTGGCATCCTTATCCTTTGTTATAACATTTTTTCGGTCTTATTTCTATCTCAGCGGATTAACTCTGAGCGTAGCCGTTAGCTCCGCAAATATAGGAGCGGTAATGGGTTCCATTTCTGGGGCATACCTTGTAGAGAGATTCGGAAGGAAAAGGATGCTGTTATCGAACATGCTTATATTCTTTGCATCTTCTATTGCGATAGTATTTTCTCCTTCTATTTATTTAGTTATCCCTTTCAGGATTTTGATGGGTTTTGGTATTGGGAGCGATGTAGTAACCGGATTTACGTACATTTATGAATACGCAAATGAAAGACAGAGGCAAACATTCTATCCGCTCTGGGGATATTCGTTTTCCGCCATAGCGATCCTTGCAATAGTTGTGGTCTTTGTTTCACACTTGTTCGTAACATGGGATCAGCTGTGGAAAATAGTCTTCATGATAGCGGCGATATTCTCGGTTTCAATGCTTTTTTTGAGGTACAGGCTTATGGAAACGCCGCTTTGGCTCTACCTTAACAGAAAGTATTCCGAACTGGAAAACGTTATGGAAAAGGCCTATGGGAAAACAATTCTTTCCTTAAGCGATCCCCCTTCGAGAGAACGGATATTCGGAGATTCTCTCAAATTTTTGCGCTCTAAACGAATGGCCTTTGTCTTATCATTGAATGGCATAGTTGGTTTCATCGGTTGGGGCTTCTCCTTCTACGTTACGTATATGCTTTCAGCGCTGCACCTCTACACATTCAATTCCATACTTGGAATAGATATGATAATCTATGGATCAGCTCTTATAGCGGCTTACATTTCTGGTTATATTAGTAAAAGGTTCGGCGTATACAAGTCTACAGTCGTTCCATCTGCATTGTCTGTAGCTTCTCTCTTGGCGCTTGTTATGGTCTTCCTTGGTTACCTCCCTCAATTGTTTGTTGTGCCACTTATCATAGCGGTCATATTCTTTGACTATTTGGGCCCAATGGCCTATAATGCAGTATTGAACATATACGTGAATCCGGAGACAAGAAGTGCTGCGAACGGCATGAACTATATGGTCAACAAAGTGATAGAATCGGCAAGCGGACTATCAGCAGGTATGATACTCATTGAATTCGGCCTAGGAATTAATACACTTATGCTTACCATTATAGCGGGTGTTCTATTTGTTTTCGCAGCTTATTTCGGGCGATCCCTGTAA
- a CDS encoding heavy-metal-associated domain-containing protein, protein MKTIKMRIYGMTCNDCVATVEKGLKSVDGVLWVSVSLPDGSAVVKVDDSVDPEKLEDAEVFKKTRYRGEVRDVE, encoded by the coding sequence ATGAAAACCATAAAAATGAGGATATATGGAATGACCTGCAATGATTGTGTTGCCACTGTAGAGAAAGGGCTGAAATCTGTCGACGGCGTACTATGGGTTAGTGTGAGTCTCCCAGACGGCAGCGCTGTAGTAAAGGTAGATGATAGTGTTGATCCAGAGAAGCTCGAAGATGCTGAGGTCTTCAAAAAAACCAGGTACAGAGGCGAGGTGAGAGATGTTGAGTGA
- a CDS encoding RNA-guided endonuclease InsQ/TnpB family protein has translation MYAFKAVKQYFYPSDNLKVLMHKFTDMVNFTINIMIEKNLTSRNSVSNEVYHKLKEYEIPSYYYIEAINKAVALVKTYRKRLKKKQKATVPHVEKPMLSTYYGFKIVGGNLMIPIANREYESIPLNAYVRDATSMVKVHSFALSAYTLSLTIGRDVDAIECTTTVGVDRNLRNATVGNEFHHEIYDLSNVVEIKQRYRKKESHFHRNDRRIREKILSKYGKRERNRVKQIMHETSKAIVANASTRKEMIVLENIRGINKITKKGDGKGKDYRFLLKNAFPYGMLASQVMYKASWEGLPVIELTRKETRNTSRMCSVCDTLARIEHGRILKCDSCGLEIDRDVNACINIAFRYRTCLKRSHKGLPGEAVKQSKDVEQMAGSQISTDI, from the coding sequence GTGTACGCTTTCAAGGCCGTAAAACAGTATTTCTATCCTTCTGATAACCTGAAGGTGCTTATGCATAAGTTTACTGATATGGTCAATTTCACGATAAATATTATGATTGAGAAGAATCTTACATCAAGAAATTCTGTATCGAATGAAGTTTATCATAAACTTAAGGAATACGAGATACCTTCGTATTATTATATAGAAGCCATTAACAAGGCAGTTGCACTTGTGAAGACATACAGGAAGAGATTGAAGAAAAAGCAGAAGGCAACCGTGCCTCACGTCGAGAAACCAATGCTATCCACATATTATGGGTTTAAGATAGTTGGCGGAAACCTAATGATCCCAATAGCCAATAGGGAATACGAAAGCATACCACTGAATGCATATGTAAGAGATGCAACATCGATGGTGAAAGTGCATTCTTTTGCTTTGTCGGCGTACACACTCTCTCTCACCATAGGGAGGGATGTCGATGCTATTGAATGCACCACTACAGTCGGTGTTGATCGGAATTTAAGGAATGCAACAGTAGGGAATGAATTCCATCATGAAATATATGATCTCTCAAATGTCGTTGAGATCAAGCAACGCTACAGGAAGAAGGAATCCCATTTCCACAGGAATGACAGGAGGATTCGAGAGAAGATTTTATCAAAGTATGGAAAGAGGGAAAGAAACAGGGTAAAGCAGATCATGCATGAAACAAGCAAGGCAATTGTCGCTAACGCATCCACGAGAAAAGAGATGATTGTCCTTGAGAACATTAGGGGAATAAATAAGATTACAAAGAAGGGCGATGGAAAAGGGAAGGATTACAGATTCCTTCTTAAGAATGCATTTCCATATGGGATGCTTGCATCCCAGGTAATGTATAAGGCATCATGGGAAGGCCTTCCTGTCATAGAGCTGACAAGAAAGGAAACAAGGAACACCAGCAGGATGTGCTCGGTATGTGATACTCTGGCCAGAATAGAGCATGGCAGGATCCTGAAGTGTGATTCCTGCGGTCTTGAGATAGACCGTGATGTGAATGCATGCATAAACATTGCATTCAGGTATCGGACATGTCTGAAACGATCCCATAAAGGCCTGCCAGGTGAAGCTGTGAAGCAGTCAAAAGATGTGGAGCAGATGGCAGGAAGCCAAATATCAACGGATATTTGA
- a CDS encoding MFS transporter produces MRKLFPLIIASSSFFLSYYVRLSWSILSVYMPFRPTIEEEGLAFSLFFVGYVIVQIPSGFVSDRFSGGCVIGIALIGVAISAILSSLSKNITDEYLSSILMGFTAGWVYPASINVMNHYYKDRRSVYIGYYSIAWPLAIVISGLVLPTIAVRIGWQWGYYTSAMAAVVVAIAAFKLRTEKAGYSIDFSLIKDRNVLLLSLGGLLFFLSYWSLTLYAYKYFVGMGIDPLISGFIFSAMAISGLFSTPVSGFLISRLGLKPSVIISLIIYGLPIMSFAEVRSAAVLILISLLMGFFRFIITPGNSDLAIEIGRERAGSVSGIANMFWQSSGIIGPLVSSLIITSVGFNVLWIILAAIVISSSVLYYMIGSSLHAAAHHGDIS; encoded by the coding sequence GTGAGGAAATTATTCCCGTTAATCATTGCTAGTTCTTCGTTCTTTCTCAGCTATTATGTTAGGCTCTCATGGTCAATTCTCTCAGTTTATATGCCTTTCCGGCCTACTATAGAAGAGGAAGGCCTTGCATTTTCCCTTTTCTTTGTTGGCTACGTTATAGTGCAGATTCCCTCTGGTTTCGTATCAGACAGGTTTTCCGGTGGCTGCGTCATTGGTATTGCACTTATAGGAGTAGCGATATCTGCTATACTTTCTTCTTTGTCCAAGAATATAACTGATGAATATCTGTCAAGCATTCTAATGGGCTTTACTGCTGGATGGGTGTATCCTGCGTCTATAAACGTAATGAACCACTATTATAAAGATAGAAGAAGCGTTTATATCGGATATTACAGCATAGCTTGGCCTTTGGCAATAGTTATTTCGGGCCTTGTACTGCCAACGATTGCTGTGAGAATAGGCTGGCAGTGGGGCTACTATACATCTGCCATGGCAGCAGTAGTGGTTGCAATCGCTGCGTTTAAACTCAGAACAGAGAAAGCAGGGTACAGCATAGATTTTTCGCTGATCAAGGACAGGAACGTTCTGCTTCTTTCTCTGGGTGGACTTTTATTCTTCCTCTCTTACTGGTCCCTGACCCTCTATGCTTACAAATACTTTGTTGGCATGGGGATAGATCCCCTAATATCGGGTTTCATATTTTCGGCCATGGCTATCTCCGGCCTTTTCTCTACACCGGTATCAGGATTTTTGATTTCAAGGTTAGGTCTTAAGCCTTCGGTAATAATATCTTTAATAATTTATGGATTGCCTATAATGAGTTTTGCAGAAGTTAGATCAGCCGCTGTGCTTATTTTGATATCCCTCCTTATGGGCTTCTTTAGATTCATAATAACACCAGGAAATTCCGACCTAGCCATAGAAATCGGCCGGGAACGTGCTGGAAGTGTCTCTGGAATAGCAAATATGTTCTGGCAGTCTAGTGGCATAATAGGTCCTCTCGTCTCTTCGCTGATTATAACTTCCGTGGGTTTTAATGTGCTTTGGATTATACTTGCGGCAATAGTGATTTCCTCTTCGGTTCTCTATTACATGATCGGATCTTCACTCCATGCAGCAGCTCATCATGGTGATATCTCTTGA
- a CDS encoding MFS transporter permease, translating to MANNYPTVRKYGYTSELMAIIGYTIPTFILVMPAFYTSYISNEFQIPYYTVFIIIGSPFIGRFLGAYLYSKFRFLGTPFSYSMFAIGILSIAMAFEKSVTMMAMDRFLIGISFGIVTSFAVEVAVRTRNQIVIGLTTGGWALGWILSAIVSMYMPFKYALLVSGISIPLSLLGLLIRNVPIGHVISTGFNFSPYSFLIYFLAFEPAFVLEIAPKLLGSTAFVESLIAYLVAIPAYMVFPILGKRYGFKNMIYVTSVVTIISSIFFFIFLSLEAAVVFTVMGLTVNAIIPGFLRSSNIDPEKIGPSLNFSAINGFITPTLVYVIGYPRYSSLSLTLLSMTLLLALAFSRISLGSHMHSFGHKRSLRNHE from the coding sequence ATGGCAAATAATTATCCAACTGTAAGGAAATATGGTTATACATCAGAACTTATGGCTATAATTGGCTATACAATACCAACATTTATTCTTGTAATGCCAGCATTTTATACTTCATATATATCTAATGAATTTCAGATTCCATATTATACTGTATTCATTATAATTGGTTCTCCATTCATAGGTAGGTTTCTTGGGGCATATCTCTATTCTAAATTCAGGTTTCTTGGAACTCCGTTCTCCTATTCGATGTTTGCAATAGGAATACTTTCTATTGCAATGGCTTTTGAAAAAAGCGTAACTATGATGGCAATGGATAGGTTCTTAATTGGCATATCGTTTGGCATAGTCACATCCTTTGCAGTAGAAGTTGCTGTGAGGACGAGGAACCAGATAGTCATAGGCCTAACTACTGGTGGATGGGCTCTTGGCTGGATCTTATCAGCCATTGTATCGATGTACATGCCTTTCAAGTACGCACTCTTAGTGTCAGGAATTTCAATTCCCTTATCACTTCTAGGGTTGCTTATAAGGAATGTGCCAATTGGACATGTCATTTCAACCGGATTTAATTTTTCCCCTTACAGCTTTCTGATATATTTCCTTGCATTTGAGCCTGCCTTTGTGCTTGAGATAGCACCTAAGCTTTTAGGTTCAACCGCTTTTGTGGAAAGCCTGATAGCATACTTGGTTGCTATTCCCGCTTACATGGTGTTCCCGATACTCGGCAAAAGATACGGTTTCAAAAACATGATATATGTCACATCGGTAGTCACAATAATATCTTCGATATTTTTTTTCATATTCCTCAGCCTTGAAGCAGCGGTCGTGTTTACTGTTATGGGGTTAACTGTTAATGCGATTATTCCTGGCTTCCTCAGGTCATCCAATATAGACCCAGAAAAGATAGGCCCTTCGCTTAACTTTTCTGCTATCAATGGTTTCATCACACCTACTTTAGTATATGTAATAGGATATCCAAGATATTCCTCACTATCCCTAACTTTACTATCAATGACTTTATTACTCGCACTGGCTTTTTCAAGGATATCTTTAGGTTCTCACATGCACAGCTTTGGCCATAAGAGGAGTTTAAGAAATCACGAATGA
- a CDS encoding class I SAM-dependent methyltransferase: MKSSDRLFTGRSENYSKFRPSYPVGIVKMLTDKYGLKKEMVIADIGCGTGILARMFLENGNKVYCIDPNGEMLKFAKDELSSFGNAIIVRGSAENTGLEDHSVNVISAGQSFHWFDTDKAKVEFRRILTAPYMVVLIWNDRDIDDGFTAEYEKIVSAYGKNYQGTGSTGLPPDTIPQFFNWAYDYYQYQNYQELDLEGLKGRYLSTFYSITQEYPKFQAAMKALETAFNAFSVDGKVRIRYITKVFVGKLNP, encoded by the coding sequence ATGAAATCTAGTGATCGGCTTTTTACAGGACGTTCAGAAAACTATTCCAAATTTAGACCTAGTTATCCAGTAGGAATAGTAAAGATGCTAACTGATAAATACGGACTGAAAAAGGAAATGGTGATTGCTGACATTGGTTGTGGTACAGGTATACTAGCAAGAATGTTCCTTGAAAATGGAAACAAAGTATACTGCATAGATCCAAATGGAGAAATGCTTAAATTCGCCAAGGATGAGCTTAGTTCATTTGGAAATGCCATTATTGTGAGAGGAAGTGCCGAAAATACTGGTCTAGAGGATCACAGTGTAAATGTTATAAGCGCTGGCCAATCTTTCCATTGGTTTGACACCGATAAAGCAAAAGTGGAGTTTAGGAGGATACTTACAGCACCGTACATGGTAGTGCTTATTTGGAATGATAGAGACATAGATGACGGTTTTACTGCGGAGTACGAAAAGATAGTGTCGGCCTACGGCAAGAACTACCAAGGAACTGGAAGTACCGGTTTACCACCTGATACTATACCGCAATTTTTCAACTGGGCTTACGACTATTATCAGTATCAAAACTACCAAGAGCTCGACCTTGAAGGGCTAAAAGGTCGTTACCTATCCACTTTTTACAGTATAACACAGGAATATCCAAAATTTCAGGCTGCTATGAAAGCCCTTGAAACCGCCTTTAATGCCTTCAGTGTAGACGGCAAAGTCAGAATAAGGTACATAACAAAAGTGTTTGTCGGAAAACTTAATCCATAA
- a CDS encoding site-2 protease family protein translates to MEPNIKVQSEDLRYIVQVVTSKIKVYDIIVDPVSVKFYFFDSDNEGIDASFDYIRRELVDKGFIPFLSRDGENFIQVTRRPKQRYFGNIVNVVLLVATILSTMYVGSQYSINFVPRGSFYELRLWAYGFLFFSAPLLLILGIHESAHFLVAKRHHVKASLPFFIPFPVGIGTFGAFISLRDPLPNRKAMTEIGAAGPIAGFLTALPLLFVADYFQGVIKPIPPYYIPFKVTFPLIYQLLGLHTNFTGPIFPMVFAVWVGMFATAMNLIPAGQLDGSHILRGVLGNRANVLSYVFLAFLFGIGFFYTGWWIIAIFVVFTGLVHPPALNDFSKISKLDIVLGIVSLAMFILTFTIVPIKPA, encoded by the coding sequence ATGGAACCTAACATAAAAGTGCAGAGTGAAGATCTAAGGTATATCGTTCAGGTCGTAACTTCGAAAATAAAAGTGTATGATATAATCGTTGATCCAGTATCAGTTAAATTCTACTTTTTTGATAGCGATAACGAAGGCATAGATGCCAGTTTTGATTATATAAGGCGAGAGCTTGTAGATAAGGGCTTTATCCCATTCCTCTCAAGAGACGGAGAGAATTTTATACAGGTAACCAGAAGGCCAAAGCAGCGTTATTTTGGTAACATAGTAAACGTAGTACTCCTTGTTGCAACAATACTTTCAACAATGTACGTTGGTTCCCAGTATTCCATAAATTTTGTTCCGAGAGGATCTTTCTACGAACTTAGGCTTTGGGCGTATGGATTTTTGTTCTTTTCGGCCCCGCTTTTACTTATCCTCGGGATTCACGAAAGTGCGCATTTTCTGGTTGCAAAAAGGCATCACGTGAAGGCGTCGCTGCCTTTCTTTATTCCTTTTCCTGTAGGTATAGGCACATTCGGTGCTTTTATATCGCTCCGCGATCCTCTGCCTAATAGAAAAGCCATGACAGAGATTGGGGCTGCTGGCCCTATTGCTGGTTTTCTCACTGCACTTCCGCTCTTGTTTGTTGCCGATTACTTTCAGGGTGTAATAAAGCCTATTCCCCCTTATTACATCCCATTCAAGGTTACGTTCCCTCTTATATACCAATTGCTAGGGCTTCATACCAACTTTACGGGCCCTATCTTCCCGATGGTTTTTGCAGTGTGGGTGGGCATGTTTGCAACGGCTATGAATTTAATACCTGCAGGACAGCTCGACGGAAGCCACATACTCAGAGGTGTTCTTGGAAATAGGGCAAACGTGCTATCTTACGTCTTTTTAGCTTTTCTGTTCGGTATAGGCTTCTTCTATACGGGATGGTGGATAATAGCTATATTCGTGGTATTCACAGGGCTTGTACATCCTCCTGCACTCAATGACTTTTCTAAAATATCAAAACTTGACATAGTTTTAGGAATAGTTTCACTAGCTATGTTCATACTAACGTTTACAATAGTGCCTATAAAGCCCGCTTAA
- the merA gene encoding mercury(II) reductase: protein MLSEKYDLVIVGRGAAAFSAAIRASEITSGQARIAMVGNGPLGGTCVNTGCVPSKLLISISNSFQNSLKPRYPGLPSVERPPETEVIMDFIRESVHGERKKKYEDVVESYENIDLYTGTAVFTGEKEILVDSSHSLFGYNVLIATGSRPYVPGIKGLNETSYITTDSVWELKHVPASIAILGGGAVGVEIGQALSRLGSEVHIIEVSNQILPGIPADMASIIERSLREDGMVINTSTSVDEVSGGEGKKYLKLNGTNINDTLEVEEILVATGRAPNIDLALEKTGVKYSKRGIAVDEYLRTSNRKIYAAGDVVDQKYKLETLAAREGFISAENMFNHAMRTIDIFNVPFAVFCSPGYASVGYTQDEATKAGIKTEARRISTKDVASERIHANREGIINIVAEADTKEIVGVQIVAENAPELINEASAILSKRFKTDDLINTVHVFPTENEGLKLATQSFSRDITMMSCCME, encoded by the coding sequence ATGTTGAGTGAAAAATACGATCTAGTTATAGTTGGACGTGGAGCCGCAGCATTCTCTGCTGCCATAAGGGCCAGTGAGATAACCTCTGGGCAGGCAAGAATAGCCATGGTTGGAAATGGGCCATTAGGAGGGACATGTGTTAACACAGGCTGCGTCCCGTCAAAATTGCTTATATCCATTTCCAACAGCTTTCAGAACTCTCTCAAACCAAGGTACCCTGGACTTCCATCAGTTGAAAGGCCCCCCGAGACCGAGGTTATAATGGATTTCATACGCGAATCAGTTCACGGCGAGAGGAAGAAGAAGTACGAAGATGTGGTAGAATCGTATGAAAACATTGATCTTTACACTGGAACTGCAGTTTTTACAGGAGAAAAGGAAATACTAGTAGATTCTTCGCATTCATTGTTTGGCTACAACGTGCTCATTGCAACAGGCTCTAGACCTTATGTCCCGGGAATTAAAGGCTTAAATGAAACAAGTTACATAACAACCGACAGTGTCTGGGAACTGAAACATGTTCCGGCAAGCATAGCCATACTAGGAGGCGGAGCGGTTGGAGTAGAGATCGGGCAAGCGCTGTCTAGGCTTGGATCTGAAGTACATATAATTGAGGTCTCTAATCAGATCTTGCCAGGAATACCCGCTGATATGGCAAGCATCATTGAGAGGTCCTTAAGAGAGGATGGTATGGTTATCAATACATCCACTTCAGTGGATGAGGTGTCTGGAGGAGAGGGCAAAAAATACCTAAAATTAAATGGTACAAATATAAACGATACGTTAGAGGTAGAAGAAATACTCGTAGCAACCGGTAGAGCGCCAAACATAGATCTGGCCTTAGAAAAGACAGGTGTAAAATACAGCAAAAGAGGGATTGCAGTAGATGAATACCTGAGGACGTCGAATCGGAAGATATATGCTGCCGGCGATGTTGTTGATCAGAAGTATAAGCTAGAAACCTTGGCTGCAAGAGAAGGCTTCATCTCAGCCGAGAACATGTTCAACCATGCGATGCGAACAATCGATATATTCAATGTGCCGTTTGCTGTTTTCTGCAGCCCTGGTTATGCGTCTGTTGGTTATACTCAGGATGAGGCTACTAAGGCTGGAATAAAGACCGAAGCGAGGAGAATATCAACTAAGGATGTGGCAAGCGAGAGGATACATGCTAATAGAGAGGGAATAATAAATATAGTAGCGGAAGCAGATACCAAGGAAATTGTTGGCGTACAGATAGTTGCTGAGAATGCACCCGAACTTATAAACGAGGCTTCTGCCATCTTATCGAAACGATTTAAGACCGATGATCTGATAAACACCGTTCACGTGTTTCCAACTGAAAATGAAGGCTTAAAACTTGCAACCCAATCATTTTCAAGAGATATCACCATGATGAGCTGCTGCATGGAGTGA
- a CDS encoding MDR family MFS transporter: protein MAVLSSKDLMFENRTLWGVSTAAAVRSIGYGATWPFMAVYFNEYLHLSLIFVGFIFTLNAALSIVFSLFAGYLSDVIGRKWTLISGSVAGFILYALLALLVYRAVLIASALFVMTAFSGSLVYPSANAIVSDVTTEKNREMGYTVYRIMANLGWAVGPLISSFIFRYGFEFIFLFVAVANLLSTIVSLLYVKRNVRYREAKRNFFVVDYRLYLFSIPVFLLIMVSSQFSVTLPIFVVEDLHIVVSNLGYFYAVNGTVVVIGQYPISKLMSRYPDIYALVFGAIFYSIGYLMVSFSRNLPSLIIDMIIITIGENLTSPNINTVVSKIAPKESVGQFMGFIGMVNQLARAAAPSVGTLILYSLGQRPGLVWPVIDIFGISAAILFFSFRGLFVPRKRIRGAAMQN, encoded by the coding sequence ATGGCGGTGTTATCTTCAAAGGACCTTATGTTCGAAAACAGGACGTTGTGGGGAGTAAGCACCGCCGCTGCTGTCAGGAGCATCGGGTATGGGGCAACATGGCCTTTTATGGCAGTTTACTTCAACGAATACCTTCACTTGAGCTTAATATTCGTTGGTTTTATATTTACCCTTAACGCTGCCCTATCTATAGTTTTTAGTCTATTTGCCGGCTATCTGTCCGATGTCATAGGGCGGAAATGGACACTCATCTCTGGAAGCGTTGCCGGCTTCATACTTTACGCATTGCTTGCACTCTTAGTCTACAGAGCTGTTTTGATAGCTTCGGCTCTCTTTGTGATGACAGCTTTTTCAGGTTCTCTTGTCTATCCGTCAGCAAATGCGATTGTATCCGACGTAACTACGGAAAAGAATAGGGAGATGGGGTATACTGTATACAGAATAATGGCCAATCTAGGATGGGCAGTAGGTCCACTTATAAGTTCGTTTATATTTAGGTACGGCTTCGAGTTTATATTCCTCTTTGTTGCCGTAGCAAACCTTCTCTCTACAATTGTATCGCTTTTGTATGTGAAAAGAAATGTAAGATACAGAGAAGCTAAAAGGAATTTCTTTGTGGTAGACTACAGGCTTTACCTCTTCAGTATACCTGTATTTCTTCTTATAATGGTCTCTTCTCAATTTTCTGTTACTCTTCCCATATTCGTTGTAGAGGACTTGCATATTGTGGTTTCTAACCTCGGCTATTTCTACGCAGTTAATGGTACAGTTGTTGTTATTGGGCAGTATCCAATATCAAAGTTAATGTCAAGATATCCTGACATCTATGCTCTTGTCTTTGGTGCGATATTTTATTCAATTGGATACCTTATGGTGTCATTTTCGAGGAACCTACCATCTCTAATCATTGACATGATAATAATAACAATAGGCGAAAACTTAACTTCTCCTAATATAAACACGGTTGTATCTAAGATAGCCCCGAAAGAAAGTGTCGGCCAATTCATGGGATTCATAGGTATGGTGAACCAGCTCGCTAGGGCCGCTGCCCCATCAGTTGGTACATTGATACTTTACTCACTGGGCCAACGGCCAGGACTTGTATGGCCAGTTATCGACATATTTGGGATATCAGCAGCAATCCTATTCTTTAGCTTCAGAGGGTTATTTGTTCCGCGCAAACGCATAAGAGGGGCGGCAATGCAAAACTAG
- a CDS encoding HIT family protein, with protein sequence MPGKQLTLFDEENEVVKCKFCDIISGKIASNVVYSDEHFIAFLDHKPLFKGHTLLVPRKHFENIYEMDEETSSKLMHEVQLISRAVEIATSSDGTFIAINNKVSQSVPHVHVHIVPRKQKDGLKGFFWPRQEYGEGEDREYANKIREQIEKISSTR encoded by the coding sequence GTGCCTGGGAAACAGCTGACGCTATTCGATGAAGAAAACGAAGTTGTAAAATGCAAGTTCTGCGATATCATCTCAGGAAAAATAGCGTCTAATGTAGTTTATTCTGACGAACATTTCATAGCTTTTCTTGATCACAAGCCGCTCTTCAAAGGCCATACTTTGCTTGTTCCAAGAAAGCACTTTGAAAATATATACGAAATGGATGAAGAAACATCATCAAAGTTGATGCACGAAGTTCAACTTATATCAAGGGCCGTTGAAATAGCTACCTCTTCTGATGGTACCTTCATAGCAATAAATAATAAGGTAAGCCAGAGCGTTCCGCACGTACACGTACATATTGTGCCTAGGAAGCAAAAAGACGGGCTTAAGGGGTTCTTCTGGCCAAGGCAAGAATATGGTGAAGGAGAAGATAGAGAATATGCCAACAAAATCAGAGAGCAGATAGAAAAAATTTCTTCTACAAGGTAG